One window of Amaranthus tricolor cultivar Red isolate AtriRed21 chromosome 11, ASM2621246v1, whole genome shotgun sequence genomic DNA carries:
- the LOC130827581 gene encoding chromatin modification-related protein EAF1 B-like isoform X1: MHGFRSTFLVNAEVDSMGGVVDGGVGIGRKPSPRLAAIEKAQAELRLEYDVREERRRELEFLEKGGNPLDFKFGHAASVSGQSTSHTYQHPDQIFTSEVRGSFALTASPCGDSVESSGRLGVTTTCEPNSADNFDGANEILGSERKSKHHTRGIITPYEHSSQLDGSQNLKESEDFNPKRSQAYRRRNRSRINRDGGPRSSSSDMASRGGLSSLPARHAMLSKPVASENRLEAESDGALVLHLTTTPRDSEASEGKFLTSKETHEGLQNASVKSDDVPAATSIMEPNLVAGKENVVIVDAASPYFSTEKTDGTTSAKLLDESGKINGDENSTPNDALIGKSLILTKGLDPESSCTNTSRSVNGNGNIQSDLYTNLKTVEHNGDPTEYKLPLRDTSICVDEEILNEKLVTNPVENASCAKEDQNSLSHQGNGFSNKEKEIDRDGFSSGDKGECPDVGKLGAVEHAKTKSDKEHGIIDDSIPTAKSPCHERMHFAMESSNEVKKNDLLASPSTSKLQTSSESQLKQFDQAHEDRVLEEAKIIEAKRKRLAECVGSMPRETRRKSHWDFVLEEMAWLANDFTQERVWKVTAAAQICHRVALASQKRMEELRKCWKKKSVAHTMAKAVIEFWHSARLSVENLACSQSEKCNIDNSSGADETGHTKGEVGNFDKDEAPKEKHLSTGQKQGLAVFGYAVRFLQYNCSLSHFVKVDCSGIPDVPCEVDFSEVSWQDQFTEDNLFYVVPPNAMETYRESIESCLTEFESSFTPRASNNIQEEVDTSMYEPSEEIGYQDDDYEEDEGKNVYYLGTYDYERPSKKKRKNLKFSLSRSYEMESVYGPSLPGKRPAVNSNAGSIPTKRLRTNSRQRVVGPIGAGTFDVAPVPNKAEASSGDTNSFQDDLSTPHGMFNAARGSEVDSPMDFDKQSIYDLEFPTKTKKNKKKIKNQSPAYPGWPIDPSMQNELKDHGRKRLGSLLESNGTSGVFVNHSKKPKILKRSENPFDAPLSGSVASPVTSQMSNMSRGLHKFFLGRDRSRKLKALKVPFVQHGSGSPWSSFEDQALIVLVHDMGPNWELVCDAINSTLRFKCIFRKPQECKERHNILMDRTPADGADSADDSGSSQSYPSTLPGIPKGSARQLFQQLQRPMEEDTIKSHFEKIILIGKQLHYRKKQNDNQDMKQVTPVHGSHVGALSQVIPNNLNGAILTPLDLCDIAASDQDAMPLGFQSPHTGGLSLPNQGASPSMHPSGLSSSIQGHPGSPSLSIGNNLASQSSQFTNSRDARYPVMPTEEQQRLQQYNHMLPGRNAQAPNLSSGSISGTDRGVRKLPGGNSAGMVAGMSRSMPMSRPGLQGVSSSSMLNSGSMLSSSMGGMPSNMNMHSGTASGQGNLMFAPRAALHMVRPGQISEQQRQMLPESTSPGVPNFGALNSGFSNQTSSPPLQSYSGNHHHQHPMPQQHTHVLGAPYHMHLPGSNHSVTPEQQALIRMAREKQIQQRLLQRQQQQQIQASSALMTHAQTPGQLPVSSSVQASQLQSPSSSQAVSLPLLTPSSPIAHVSSQSLQQQKHQIPPQGLGRNAQSVGRGMVNQAGKQRLRQGQQLQQQYQHSGRQHPQQRQQSQPAQQAKLVKGMGKSNMLMHLNLPIDLSNVNDLSANSGNQVAEKGEQGLYSGSGLNTMPPSKPLASPQNSGHLQHQKPFSNTVPATLKQVQQIPSHLDGSYQGEVPVVPASPTSAGTSQGPPSTAGRLLNHQHLHGQLQATIRQPNQSSPARQSTTQQNWQVDSDSLARTQPDTAPLDQKFVNNTNLNAGVPPSCVENTSGLPDSSSASTVNRKQAQESLVDSAMTSTPTSLDPISSPALTSKSCNDTIPSVSDDLVQRQLSGSVAAQGLEMQVQQQQSHVPHSSSLHPVLPQKKSQNQQPQLQKSRGSQPPPQSHIHAGQNSMLTRTSTSKLE; the protein is encoded by the exons ATGCATGGATTTAGATCTACCTTCCTCGTAAATGCTGAGGTTGATTCCATGGGAGGAGTTGTTGATGGTGGAGTTGGTATTGGAAGAAAACCCTCTCCACGCCTAGCAGCGATTGAGAAAGCACAGGCTGAGCTGCG GCTAGAATATGATGTTCGAGAAGAGAGGAGGAGAGAGCTTGAGTTCCTTGAGAAA GGTGGAAACCCTCTGGACTTTAAATTCGGTCATGCAGCATCTGTGAGTGGCCAGTCTACCTCACACACATATCAACACCCAGATCAGATTTTTACTAG TGAAGTAAGAGGTAGTTTTGCATTGACTGCCTCACCTTGTGGTGATTCAGTTGAAAGTAGCGGGAGGTTGGGGGTCACTACAACATGTGAGCCAAATAGTGCTGATAATTTTGATGGTGCGAACGAAATTCTTGGAAGTGAAAGAAAGTCTAAGCATCATACGAGAGGTATCATCACTCCTTATGAGCATTCTTCTCAACTTGATGGGAGCCAAAACCTTAAGGAGTCTGAGGATTTCAACCCCAAACGAAGCCAAGCGTATAGGAGAAGGAATAGGTCTAGGATAAACCGTGATGGCGGTCCTCGATCAAGTTCCAGCGACATGGCATCTCGTGGTGGACTGAGTTCTCTGCCTGCTCGACATGCTATGCTTTCCAAGCCTGTTGCATCTGAAAATCGGCTTGAAGCAGAGTCAGATGGGGCACTTGTTCTGCATTTGACTACAACACCAAGAGACAGTGAAGCCTCTGAAGGTAAGTTTTTGACTTCGAAGGAAACACATGAGGGACTGCAAAATGCAAGTGTAAAATCTGATGATGTTCCTGCTGCTACAAGCATCATGGAACCTAATTTAGTTGCAGGAAAGGAAAATGTTGTTATTGTAGATGCAGCAAGTCCTTATTTTAGTACAGAGAAAACAGATGGTACTACTAGTGCTAAACTATTGGATGAGTCTGGTAAGATCAATGGGGATGAAAATTCAACACCAAATGATGCTCTTATTGGTAAGagtttaattttaacaaaaggTTTAGATCCTGAGTCCTCATGCACCAATACTAGCCGTAGTGTAAATGGAAATGGGAATATTCAAAGTGATTTGTACACTAATTTAAAGACTGTAGAACATAATGGGGATCCTACGGAGTACAAGCTACCCCTTCGGGATACGTCCATTTGTGTGGATGAGGAAATTCTAAATGAGAAACTTGTTACCAATCCCGTTGAAAATGCTTCTTGTGCTAAAGAGGATCAAAATTCTCTCAGCCACCAAGGCAATGGTTTTTCcaataaagagaaagaaattgACAGAGATGGATTTTCTTCTGGAGACAAGGGTGAGTGTCCTGATGTGGGGAAGTTAGGAGCAGTTGAACATGCTAAAACAAAGTCAGATAAAGAGCATGGTATCATTGATGATTCCATTCCCACAGCAAAGAGTCCTTGTCATGAAAGAATGCATTTCGCAATGGAATCTTCTAACGAAGTTAAGAAGAATGATTTATTAGCGTCGCCATCCACTTCAAAGCTTCAAACCTCGAGTGAAAGCCAGCTGAAACAATTTGATCAGGCACATGAGGACAGAGTATTGGAAGAGGCAAAGATTATAGAG GCTAAACGTAAAAGATTAGCAGAATGTGTTGGTTCGATGCCAAGGGAGACTCGACGCAAGTCTCACTGGGACTTTGTCCTTGAAGAAATGGCTTGGTTAGCAAATGACTTTACACAG GAACGTGTTTGGAAGGTGACAGCTGCTGCTCAAATTTGCCACCGTGTAGCCCTCGCttctcaaaaaaggatggaggAGCTACGTAAGTGTTGGAAGAAGAAAAGTGTAGCCCACACCATGGCAAAGGCTGTGATTGAATTTTGGCATTCTGCAAGGCTTAGTGTGGAGAATCTTGCCTGTTCTCAGTCCGAGAAATGTAACATTGATAATTCATCAGGGGCAGATGAAACCGGACACACTAAGGGTGAGGTTGGAAATTTTGATAAG GATGAGGCTCCTAAAGAGAAGCATCTATCTACGGGACAAAAACAGGGTCTTGCTGTTTTTGGTTATGCAGTTAGGTTTTTGCAATATAATTGCTCTTTATCACATTTTGTCAAAGTGGACTGTTCAGGGATCCCAGATGTGCCTTGTGAGGTTGACTTTTCTGAAGTTTCGTGGCAGGACCAGTTTACAGAG GACAATCTCTTCTACGTGGTTCCGCCTAATGCGATGGAGACCTACAGAGAATCAATTGAATCATGTTTGACAGAATTTGAG TCATCATTCACTCCAAGGGCGAGCAATAATATACAGGAGGAAGTTGATACTTCTATGTATGAGCCTTCAGAAG AAATTGGGTATCAAGATGATGATTATGAGGAAGATGAAGGGAAGAATGTATATTATCTAGGAACATATGATTATGAAAGACCATCTAAAAAGAAACGAAAAAATTTGAAGTTTAGTCTCTCTAGATCATATGAAATGGAAAGTGTCTATGGACCATCACTGCCCGGAAAAAGGCCTGCTGTCAATTCTAATGCTGGTTCTATTCCCACAAAAAGGCTGCGGACCAACTCTAGGCAGCGAGTTGTTGGTCCTATTGGGGCTGGAACTTTTGATGTTGCTCCAGTGCCAAATAAGGCAGAAGCTTCTAGTGGAGATACCAACTCTTTTCAGGATGATCTGAGTACTCCTCATGGTATGTTCAATGCTGCAAGAGGCTCTGAGGTTGATTCTCCTATGGACTTTGATAAGCAATCTATATATGATTTAGAGTTTCCTACAAAGACCAAGAAGAATAAGAAGAAGATTAAGAATCAG AGTCCAGCATATCCTGGGTGGCCTATTGATCCTTCTATGCAGAATGAACTG AAGGATCATGGACGAAAGAGATTGGGTAGCCTGCTTGAGTCCAATGGGACTAGCG GTGTGTTTGTCAATCACTCAAAGAAGCCAAAGATATTGAAACGCTCGGAAAATCCATTTGATGCGCCCTTGAGTGGATCAGTTGCTTCACCTGTTACTTCCCAAATGAGTAACATGTCAAGGGGAttgcataaattttttttgggcCGTGATAGGAGTAGAAAACTTAAAGCACTCAAG GTGCCTTTTGTTCAGCATGGTTCAGGAAGCCCATGGTCTTCATTTGAAGATCag GCActtattgttcttgttcatgATATGGGTCCAAATTGGGAGCTTGTATGTGATGCTATCAACAGTACTTTGCGATTCAAG TGTATTTTCCGCAAACCTCAAGAATGCAAGGAGCGGCACAATATCTTGATGGATCGGACTCCAGCCGATGGCGCTGATAGTGCTGATGATTCAGGATCTTCTCAATCTTATCCTTCTACATTACCTGGGATACCAAAG GGTAGTGCAAGGCAATTGTTTCAGCAACTTCAGAGACCCATGGAGGAGGATACTATAAAGTCTCATTTTGAGAAGATCATTCTTATTGGGAAGCAATTGCATTACCGGAAGAAACAG aatgaTAATCAGGACATGAAGCAAGTAACACCTGTTCATGGTTCACATGTTGGTGCACTCTCCCAAGTCATTCCAAACAATTTGAATGGGGCGATTCTCAC GCCACTGGATTTGTGTGATATTGCTGCATCCGACCAAGATGCTATGCCTCTTGGGTTTCAAAGCCCACATACTGGAGGGTTGTCCTTGCCAAATCAGGGTGCTAGTCCATCAATGCACCCTTCAGGGCTCAGTTCCTCAATCCAAGGTCATCCGGGTTCTCCAAGCTTGAGTATTGGTAACAATTTGGCATCCCAGTCATCGCAGTTCACTAATTCTCG GGATGCTAGATACCCAGTGATGCCAACTGAGGAGCAGCAAAGACTTCAGCAGTACAATCACATGCTACCCGGAAGAAATGCTCAGGCGCCAAATTTATCTTCTGGGTCTATTTCTGGAACTGATCGGGGTGTGCGCAAACTTCCCGGTGGAAACAGTGCTGGCATGGTTGCTGGTATGAGCCGAAGTATGCCAATGTCAAGACCAGGACTTCAAGGAGTTTCATCCTCATCTATGCTGAATTCAGGAAGTATGCTTTCCTCTAGTATGGGTGGGATGCCTAGCAATATGAACATGCACTCTGGAACAGCTTCTGGACAAGGAAATTTAATGTTTGCACCTCGTGCTGCATTGCATATGGTGAGG CCTGGGCAGATTTCAGAACAACAAAGGCAGATGTTGCCAGAATCTACTAGTCCCGGAGTCCCAAACTTTGGTGCATTGAATTCTGGTTTCTCTAATCAGACATCTTCACCACCCCTTCAATCCTATTCTGGGAACCATCACCATCAGCATCCTATGCCACAGCAACATACTCATGTACTTGGTGCTCCATATCATATGCATCTTCCTGGATCAAATCATTCTGTTACTCCAGAGCAACAAGCCCTTATCCGCATGGCTAGGGAAAAACAGATTCAGCAAAGATTATTACAGagacagcaacaacaacaaattcaGGCATCTAGTGCATTAATGACGCATGCTCAAACTCCGGGTCAGCTGCCCGTATCATCTTCTGTGCAGGCTTCCCAACTTCAGTCACCATCTTCTTCTCAGGCTGTATCATTGCCCCTTCTGACTCCTTCATCGCCCATTGCTCATGTATCTTCACAGTCATTGCAGCAGCAAAAACATCAGATACCACCACAAGGACTTGGGCGGAATGCTCAAAGTGTTGGGCGTGGAATGGTGAATCAGGCTGGAAAGCAACGCCTAAGGCAAGGACAACAGCTTCAGCAACAGTATCAGCATTCTGGCAGGCAACATCCTCAACAACGCCAACAATCACAGCCTGCACAGCAGGCTAAGCTTGTGAAAGGAATGGGTAAGAGTAACATGCTGATGCATCTGAATCTTCCTATTGATCTATCTAATGTAAACGACCTTTCTGCTAACTCTGGAAACCAAGTTGCTGAGAAAGGGGAGCAGGGCTTATATTCAGGGTCTGGTTTAAATACCATGCCACCATCAAAACCTCTGGCTTCACCCCAGAATTCGGGTCATTTGCAACATCAAAAACCATTTTCAAATACAGTCCCTGCAACACTTAAACAGGTTCAACAGATTCCTTCTCACTTGGATGGTAGCTACCAAGGCGAGGTTCCAGTGGTTCCTGCTAGTCCGACGTCAGCAGGCACGTCCCAAGGCCCTCCGTCGACGGCAGGGCGTTTGCTTAACCATCAGCATTTGCATGGACAACTGCAGGCTACTATTAGGCAGCCTAATCAATCTTCACCTGCTCGTCAGAGCACAACTCAACAAAATTGGCAAGTGGATTCTGATTCCTTGGCCAGGACACAACCTGATACTGCCCCATTGGACCAGAAGTTTGTgaataatactaatttaaatGCAGGGGTTCCACCATCATGTGTTGAAAATACAAGTGGTTTACCTGATTCTTCTTCTGCCAGCACCGTAAATCGTAAACAAGCTCAGGAATCTTTAGTTGATTCTGCTATGACTAGTACACCCACATCATTAGATCCTATTAGCAGTCCAGCCCTTACAAGTAAATCATGTAATGACACAATTCCATCAGTTAGCGATGATCTGGTGCAGAGACAGTTATCAGGTAGTGTGGCAGCTCAAGGACTTGAGATGCAAGTTCAGCAGCAGCAATCACATGTACCTCATTCATCATCACTTCATCCCGTATTACCACAAAAGAAGTCACAGAACCAGCAGCCACAACTTCAAAAATCAAGAGGGTCACAACCCCCACCTCAGTCGCACATTCACGCTGGGCAAAATAGCATGCTAACAAGAACCTCAACTTCCAAATTGGAATGA